A single Triticum dicoccoides isolate Atlit2015 ecotype Zavitan chromosome 2A, WEW_v2.0, whole genome shotgun sequence DNA region contains:
- the LOC119352919 gene encoding ruBisCO large subunit-binding protein subunit alpha, chloroplastic-like translates to MASANAISTASLLRSFSSQGRLRRSKNGRSSRLVVRADAKEIAFDQKSRAALQAGVEKLASAVGVTLGPRGRNVVLDEYGNPKVVNDGVTIARAIELANPMENAGAALIREVASKTNDSAGDGTTTACVLAREIIKLGILSVTSGANPVSLKKGIDKTVQGLIEELERKARPVKGSGDIKAVASISAGNDELIGAMIADAIDKVGPDGVLSIESSSSFETTVDVEEGMEIDRGYISPQFVTNLEKSIVEFENARVLITDQKITSIKEIIPLLEQTTQLRCPLFIVAEDITGEALATLVVNKLRGIINVAAIKAPSFGERRKAVLQDIAIVTGAEYLAKDLGLLVENATVDQLGTARKITIHQTTTTLIADAASKDEIQARVAQLKKELSETDSIYDSEKLAERIAKLSGGVAVIKVGATTETELEDRQLRIEDAKNATFAAIEEGIVPGGGAAYVHLSTYVPAIKETIEDHDERLGADIIQKALQAPASLIANNAGVEGEVVIEKIKESEWEMGYNAMTDKYENLIESGVIDPAKVTRCALQNAASVSGMVLTTQAIVVEKPKPKPKVAEPAEGQLSV, encoded by the exons ATGGCGTCGGCCAACGCCATCTCCACCGCCTCCCTCCTCCGTTCCTTCTCCTCCCAG GGGAGGCTGAGGAGGTCCAAGAACGGCCGCTCGTCGCGGCTGGTGGTGCGCGCGGACGCCAAGGAAATCGCCTTCGACCAGAAGTCCCGCGCCGCGCTCCAGGCCGGCGTCGAGAAGCTCGCCAGCGCCGTCGGCGTCACCCTCGGCCCGCGAG GGAGGAACGTAGTGCTGGATGAGTATGGCAACCCCAAAGTGGTGAACGATGGTGTTACCATCGCCCGTGCTATTGAGCTAGCTAACCCAATGGAAAATGCCGGTGCAGCTCTGATTCGTGAG GTTGCTAGTAAGACCAATGATTCTGCTGGTGATGGGACTACGACTGCTTGTGTCCTTGCTCGAGAAATCATCAAGCTGGGTATTTTGAGTGTAACTTCTGGTGCAAACCCTGTATCGCTTAAGAAAGGAATAGACAAAACTGTCCAGGGTCTGATCGAAGAGCTTGAAAGGAAAGCTAGACCAGTTAAGGGCAGTGGTGATATCAAAG CTGTTGCCTCTATCTCTGCTGGTAACGATGAACTTATTGGAGCCATGATTGCTGATGCCATTGACAAAGTGGGCCCAGATGGTGTCCTTTCGATTGAGTCGTCTTCATCTTTTGAGACTACTGTTGATGTTGAAGAAGGGATGGAG ATTGACCGAGGCTACATTTCCCCTCAATTTGTGACAAACCTTGAGAAATCTATTGTGGAGTTTGAGAACGCTAGAGTTCTTATAACTGATCAGAAGATCACAAGCATAAAGGAAATCATTCCACTTCTGGAGCAGACTACACAGTTGAGATGCCCGCTGTTTATTGTAGCTGAGGACATTACTGGTGAAGCTTTGGCAACTCTTGTTGTTAACAAGCTCAGAGGTATTATTAATGTTGCGGCAATCAAAGCCCCAAGTTTCGGTGAGCGGCGGAAGGCTGTCCTTCAGGATATTGCCATCGTGACAG GCGCTGAGTACCTAGCGAAGGATCTTGGTCTGTTGGTTGAGAATGCGACAGTAGACCAACTTGGGACAGCAAGGAAAATCACAATCCATCAGACTACAACAACCCTCATAGCAGATGCGGCTAGCAAAGACGAGATCCAGGCCAGGGTTGCACAGCTAAAGAAGGAGCTTTCTGAAACTGATTCCATCTATGATTCTGAGAAGCTGGCTGAGAGGATTGCCAAGCTTTCTGGTGGTGTGGCCGTCATCAAGGTTGGAGCAACAACCGAGACAGAGCTCGAGGACCGTCAGCTGCGGATTGAGGATGCGAAGAATGCCACCTTTGCAGCTATCGAGGAGGGCATTGTTCCCGGTGGTGGTGCGGCATATGTGCACCTGTCTACTTACGTCCCCGCGATCAAAGAAACCATCGAAGACCATGATGAGCGCCTTGGTGCTGACATCATTCAGAAG GCATTGCAAGCACCGGCGTCACTGATTGCCAACAATGCCGGAGTGGAAGGGGAGGTTGTGATCGAGAAGATCAAGGAGAGCGAGTGGGAGATGGGTTACAACGCGATGACCGACAAGTACGAGAACCTGATCGAGTCCGGCGTCATCGACCCCGCCAAGGTGACGAGATGCGCGCTCCAGAACGCCGCCTCGGTGTCCGGAATGGTCCTCACCACGCAAGCCATCGTCGTCGAGAAGCCCAAGCCCAAGCCCAAGGTCGCCGAGCCAGCGGAGGGGCAGCTCTCCGTCTGA